Below is a window of Dictyostelium discoideum AX4 chromosome 1 chromosome, whole genome shotgun sequence DNA.
atcATTGacatctattattttttataaataaaaaataaaataaataaatataaaaaaaaaaaaaaaaaaaaaaaatatatatatattttaaaatattaaataaataaaattaatatgatataaaataataaatctatatttatatattattgggggattattttttgtttttttttgttttttttttttttttttttttcttttgtaagCAACAAAAATAGAATAGAATAGAATAGAAATATTAAAGGTGGTGTGAGTGGTGGGGGTGggaattatttttgaaaaaaataataataatttgtaaactataatattttagtgaaaattattattttattttttatttatattttctttttcttttttaattttatttatattggaAATAATGAACCTCAGAagagaggaaaaaaaaaaaaaaaaaaaaaaataaaataatgataaaaaaaaaaataatataacaaataaacaaataaataaatatgaataaataaataaataaataaataataaaataaataaaataaaaattggatgtatatgttatttatttatttattttattttatagatattaaaattgttttaaaaataaatgattttttttttttttttttttttttttttatgtgtgTGGACAATTTTGActtaattatcatttttaaaataaataaataaaataaaataaaataaataaataaataaataaataaaatttaaaaacatacTATTTAtccccaaaaaaaatatatttattggtattggataattataataaataaatatgtttttttttttttgtttatagaTTGctgaaaaaaatgaaattaacaGTAAAAAACTTTAAGActttcattaataaattataacaataaaaaaatgaataatttaagtttttgatttattaatttaataaaaataggtttttaatttttatttataaaaaaatgaaaataaaaataataaaataaaaaaaaagtctcCAAGAATCATAGATAATTGGTTATTTGAGAATcattgataaaaaataaaaattctatGTGCAAtgttaaatattaaaacgttttttatttttttattttttttttttttttcagacccacaaaaatataataataaaagtaaaaacaTCACATCGGTGATTTGTAGGTAGagagggaaaaaaaaataaaaaaaataaaaaaatgaaaaaaaaatgggtctttaaatatattatatctgtgtattttttttttttttttttttttttttttttttttaaaggatgatcatttttttttaaaattttataaaacatttataataataatattaaaaccaCATCCTATTTGGTGTGTGGTGTGTATAATATGTTTAAAATAGATACATTAGGCTTATGTGTGAATGTGGGTGTGTATTTGTGTTTGTGTAtggtgtggttgttgttttgtGTGTGAATGTGGGTGTGTttgtgtttaaaaaaaaaaaaaaaaaaagtattttaacCAATGATGAAatgtttaaaatatttataaaaatcaatttaattgGGTgtgtgaaaataaataaatatgtggtgtgtattttattatttttaattgcttttggtgttgttatttagttttttttaatttttatttttttatttttaatttttttaatttattttattcaattttatttaattttatttatttattttttttacctttttgtatttgttttgattaaaaaagttaaaggTGTtgagttttttaaaaaatttagagTTGGCAAAGAAGgttattgttttgttttgttttgtttttttttttattcaaaatttaatttttttaatatatctaataaataaatatatttacaaaatattgAACTTTTCAGTAATCTTCtcttttctttatctttttctctctctttttttctttctttctatCTACCCAGTAttgtttatattaaaaaaaaaaaaatgaataaaaaaaaaaaattgaaaattaaaaaaaaaaaaaaaaaaataaaaataaaaataaaaaatattttaaacaaaactCAATCACgaataaatatctttttttttttttttacttttttttttaacgaAAAACagaagttaaaaaaaaaaaaatcaaaaaaaaaaaagattttttcaTAGGAACAGTGATAggaattatctttttctaaatttaaccttttttttttttttttttttttttttttttttttttttaattatttattaattttttatttttaatggaaaagaaaaaaaaaaaaaaaaaaattgattaattaatttatttgattttggatTCCAGTTTTTGGTAAAACATCACTTcgatcattttcatttatcttattatcttctttttttggtGAATCAATAGAAACGAATTCCATTTCACCTTCatcattttgaattttatcttgattttgattttgaggtttttcttcttcttcttcttctttattttcttcattatttatacttgaatttaaattatcatttccatcaccattaccattattattattattatttacattttcatgatcattaaaatcattaattaattttttttttgtgtctACAGATAATTGATTTGCTGAAACTGGTCTACCTTGTTGATCAAGACCTGCAGTTATAATTCTTCTACCACTTCTACTTAGATGAACTGTtggttcaattgatttattatacCTGTTACTTTTAGAAGCTCTGCCATTGTTATAAATGTTATCACCACcgtcatcatcgtcatcttcatcatcattatcattatcatcattatcaccatcaccaccaccaataccaccaccaccatttaaAACACCactatcattaaaaaataaatttgttcTAACTCTACTTGATCTTGGTCTATTGTAAGGATCAGCttctaattgttgttgttgatgttgttgaatttccATAAACTCTTCTTGTTCTTTCTTTTTAAGATTTTGAGATAATAAACGCATTGATTTCCATTGTTTTGATTCATTCATATCAATTGGTGAACTACCGATTGGAACTTGAGTAAACATagttctctttctctttattGATGATAGTTTACTCAAAACTTGTGGTAATACATCCTTTAAATTTATACATAACGTTTTTTCATCAGATTCTTCTTTAACCTCTTCAACTTCAccatttttattgatttccTCATGAAATGgttcatattttttaattaattcttccCATTCTTCTTTAGTTTGACAAATAATTTCCCATTTACCTTTTTCATCAATTATATtaccattgttattattattttttgatctCTTTTTAATACCATTTGAACCTGCTGGCATTGTTAAAGTTTCTTTATAAAGTCTATGATCACCAAAATACcaataaaattctttttgatcatttaaaataCCCATTGGtaaatttctcttttttttttttaattaatattaataaataataataataataataataataataataataataataataataataataataataataataataataataataataataataaatcaatgtttttaaaatacataCCAATTTATCAGTTTCATCAGCAGCTATGATTTGTTTAACACTCTCTAAAATATTTGgagattttgataaattcCAATCACAAactgattttaataataaaattctatTCTTTAATGAAACTTCAGAAAAGAGTGAACTATCTTCATTGAATGGATTCTCttcaaaacaattgaaaaaactattctctttatttaattcttgttttaaaaataattcccACGTTGTAtgacttttaatttttaaaaaaaaaaaaattagtttatgttaataaatatttgaatttggaaattatatatataataaaacatACTTTAAAGTTCTTGCTTTTGTAACTggtaataattcttttaataaaggTATGAAAATATCACCTAAaagttttatattattttttggatttaataAAGAACTTTCTAAATCATCAGTTGATATAACTCTGACACCTAAtgtttgtttaaaaaatgttaaatattgataaattgCAGGAGTTTCCCACATTGATCTTATAATTTCTGtttctatatatatatatgtaagGTATATTATAGTTTattagtaaataaaaaaaataaaaaaataaaaaaaggaaaaaaacgataatagtaaaaaaaaaaaatatatattttaccATCTTCAACTTTAGTTTTTGGAGTTGAAACAGACCCTCTTAAAACAGGAGTTGTTGGGGTTgatgtagttgtagtagttgttggaTTAGTTGTTGGAGTTCCAGGTGGTGTTGCTATTAGAGTACTGGCACTAACATCAGCACTTttcattctctttttttattttcgtctgatttccaaaaaaaaaaaataaataaaaaaaaaataaaaaaaatatgtggagagtgaaaatgaaaatttgaaaaattaaaaaaaaaaaaaatgaaaaataaaaaaaaaaataaataaaaaatgaaataaaattaaataaacacaacccaacaattgttttttctatatttataattttatttttttagggACATTCTTTATTAggttgattttatttataaaaaacattttttttttttttttttttattgtttccTAAATTACtataacttttattttaaaattttcttatATAcattattgattattttcaatcattTACTATTTATGGTAATTGAGAAAGAGATTTTTTTGGTGGTGGACCTCCTTGAACACCTGAAAATTTAACAGCtgttt
It encodes the following:
- a CDS encoding DDT domain-containing protein — protein: MKSADVSASTLIATPPGTPTTNPTTTTTTSTPTTPVLRGSVSTPKTKVEDETEIIRSMWETPAIYQYLTFFKQTLGVRVISTDDLESSLLNPKNNIKLLGDIFIPLLKELLPVTKARTLNHTTWELFLKQELNKENSFFNCFEENPFNEDSSLFSEVSLKNRILLLKSVCDWNLSKSPNILESVKQIIAADETDKLRNLPMGILNDQKEFYWYFGDHRLYKETLTMPAGSNGIKKRSKNNNNNGNIIDEKGKWEIICQTKEEWEELIKKYEPFHEEINKNGEVEEVKEESDEKTLCINLKDVLPQVLSKLSSIKRKRTMFTQVPIGSSPIDMNESKQWKSMRLLSQNLKKKEQEEFMEIQQHQQQQLEADPYNRPRSSRVRTNLFFNDSGVLNGGGGIGGGDGDNDDNDNDDEDDDDDGGDNIYNNGRASKSNRYNKSIEPTVHLSRSGRRIITAGLDQQGRPVSANQLSVDTKKKLINDFNDHENVNNNNNNGNGDGNDNLNSSINNEENKEEEEEEKPQNQNQDKIQNDEGEMEFVSIDSPKKEDNKINENDRSDVLPKTGIQNQIN